Proteins from a single region of Alphaproteobacteria bacterium:
- a CDS encoding polyphosphate kinase, producing the protein MEMQQKPGSAKRRGAVLKSLDMDRKIEPKEYFRRLDALHDRLRAIQQAYIGSADAAVVVLEGWDAAGKGGAIRRISTAMDPRSIKVWPIASPREYYKERHYLSRFWERLPPNGVISIFDRSWYGRVMVERVEEFATPAEWKRAYREINEFERMLTDDGTRVIKFFLHITPDEQLRRFEKRLKDPLKRWKLQYEDFRNREKWDAYEAAIEEMLARTSTKHAPWYVVPSNDKKYSRIEIISRICKRLSAGVDLAPRPLDEQTLAAARRYFDI; encoded by the coding sequence ATGGAAATGCAGCAAAAACCGGGCAGCGCCAAGCGTCGCGGCGCTGTTCTGAAGTCGCTGGATATGGACAGGAAAATCGAGCCGAAGGAGTATTTCCGCAGGCTCGATGCCCTGCACGACAGGCTGCGCGCGATCCAGCAGGCCTATATCGGTTCGGCGGACGCGGCGGTCGTCGTGCTCGAAGGCTGGGATGCCGCCGGCAAGGGCGGCGCCATCCGCCGTATCTCCACGGCGATGGACCCGCGCAGCATCAAGGTCTGGCCCATCGCCTCGCCGCGCGAATATTACAAGGAACGGCATTATCTCTCCCGGTTCTGGGAGCGGCTGCCGCCGAACGGGGTGATTTCGATCTTCGACCGGTCCTGGTATGGCAGGGTGATGGTCGAACGGGTGGAGGAATTCGCCACGCCGGCGGAGTGGAAGCGCGCCTACCGCGAAATCAACGAATTCGAGCGGATGCTGACCGATGACGGCACCCGGGTGATCAAGTTCTTCCTGCATATCACGCCGGACGAACAGCTTCGGCGTTTCGAGAAGCGGCTCAAGGATCCGCTGAAACGCTGGAAGCTGCAATACGAGGATTTCCGCAACCGCGAAAAATGGGACGCGTATGAAGCCGCCATCGAGGAGATGCTGGCGCGGACGTCGACGAAACATGCGCCCTGGTATGTGGTGCCGTCGAATGACAAGAAATATTCGCGTATCGAAATCATTTCGCGTATCTGCAAGCGGCTGTCGGCGGGTGTCGACCTGGCGCCACGGCCGCTCGACGAACAGACCCTGGCGGCGGCGCGCCGGTATTTCGACATCTGA